Proteins encoded together in one Gigantopelta aegis isolate Gae_Host chromosome 8, Gae_host_genome, whole genome shotgun sequence window:
- the LOC121379860 gene encoding QRFP-like peptide receptor: MEGYLNTAYIVNTNSTEEQLLILKTICQKLRLKQANKSDLELCQGLLGNSDAITDIPTASKYVLACLYVVTITASLIGNSLVVLSFVCHRHMRSTMNVFILSLAVSDFFVSVTCMPVNIVTAFSRYWVLGEFCCKLVPFMINTSFVLQVLGAGRVLLYWVLGEFCCKLVPFMINTSFVLQVLGAGRVLLYWVLGEFCCKLMPFMINTSFVLQVLGAGRVLLYWVLGEFCCKLMPFMINTSFVLQVLGAGRVLLYWVLGEFCCKLMPFMMNTSFVLQVLGAGRVLLYWVLGEFCCKLVPFMINSSFVLQVLGAGRVLLYWVLGEFCCKLVPFMINLTVASSSLTLCCIAIDRYFAIVHPLKRRFTKSPGFAAAFLTTVWLLAVASSTPYAYLYELSTVCGDETTATCDDVSHICIASDDGPADSLKTWMTFVVLLVIPFILVGAAYGRIVLQLWGRTPVGAVGARGAAADQQTRYKRKAIKMLVLVVLLYTFCWSPLLVFDIVSKETNLQASAVNFNIRYYLQWLALSGACYNPIIYAFMNEAFRKNFAKLLLCQRARVRVMPGETRRHGVNIVVENVSEPPACENHTERQTATETVTHI; this comes from the exons ATGGAGGGCTACCTGAACACCGCGTACATCGTCAACACCAACAGCACGGAGGAACAGCTTCTCATTCTTAAGACGATCTGCCAGAAACTCCGCTTAAAACAGGCTAACAAGTCGGACCTTGAACTCTGCCAGGGCCTGCTGGGTAACTCTGATGCCATCACGGACATCCCGACGGCGTCCAAGTACGTGCTGGCGTGCCTGTACGTGGTCACAATAACGGCGTCGTTGATAGGCAACTCGCTGGTGGTGCTGTCGTTCGTCTGTCACCGCCACATGCGCTCCACTATGAACGTCTTCATCCTGTCTCTCGCCGTCAGCGACTTCTTCGTCAGCGTCACGTGCATGCCCGTCAACATCGTGACGGCCTTCTCCAG GTACTGGGTGCTGGGAGAGTTCTGCTGTAAACTGGTGCCCTTCATGATCAACACTTCTTTTGTTCTGCAGGTACTGGGTGCTGGGAGAGTTCTGCT GTACTGGGTGCTGGGAGAGTTCTGCTGTAAACTGGTGCCCTTCATGATCAACACTTCTTTTGTTCTGCAGGTACTGGGTGCTGGGAGAGTTCTGCT GTACTGGGTGCTGGGAGAGTTCTGCTGTAAACTGATGCCCTTCATGATCAACACTTCTTTTGTTCTGCAGGTACTGGGTGCTGGGAGAGTTCTGCT GTACTGGGTGCTGGGAGAGTTCTGCTGTAAACTGATGCCCTTCATGATCAACACTTCTTTTGTTCTGCAGGTACTGGGTGCTGGGAGAGTTCTGCT GTACTGGGTGCTGGGAGAGTTCTGCTGTAAACTGATGCCCTTCATGATGAACACTTCTTTTGTTCTGCAGGTACTGGGTGCTGGGAGAGTTCTGCT GTACTGGGTGCTTGGAGAGTTCTGCTGTAAACTGGTGCCCTTCATGATCAACAGTTCTTTTGTTCTGCAGGTACTGGGTGCTGGGAGAGTTCTGCT GTACTGGGTGCTGGGAGAGTTCTGCTGTAAACTGGTTCCCTTCATGATCAACCTGACGGTGGCGTCGAGCTCGCTCACCCTGTGCTGCATCGCCATCGACCGCTATTTCGCCATCGTGCACCCCCTCAAGCGGCGCTTCACCAAGAGTCCCGGGTTCGCGGCTGCGTTCCTGACGACAGTGTGGCTGCTAGCCGTGGCGTCGAGCACTCCGTACGCCTACCTGTACGAGCTGTCGACGGTGTGCGGTGACGAGACGACGGCGACGTGCGACGACGTCTCCCACATCTGCATCGCGTCAGACGACGGCCCGGCGGACTCCCTCAAGACGTGGATGACGTTCGTGGTGCTGCTCGTCATCCCCTTTATCCTAGTGGGCGCCGCGTACGGCAGGATCGTCCTGCAGCTGTGGGGGAGGACTCCAGTGGGGGCCGTGGGGGCTCGGGGCGCCGCCGCCGATCAGCAGACGAGGTACAAGAGGAAGGCGATCAAGATGCTCGTGCTCGTCGTTCTGCTGTACACGTTCTGCTGGTCGCCTCTCCTCGTGTTCGACATCGTCTCCAAGGAAACCAACCTGCAGGCGTCGGCCGTCAACTTCAACATCCGCTACTACCTACAGTGGCTGGCCCTGAGCGGGGCATGCTACAACCCCATCATATACGCGTTCATGAACGAAGCGTTCAGAAAGAACTTCGCCAAGCTGTTGCTCTGTCAGAGAGCGAGGGTTCGCGTGATGCCAGGGGAGACGAGGCGTCACGGGGTGAATATTGTCGTCGAAAACGTCAGCGAACCACCTGCCTGTGAAAACCACACAGAACGCCAGACAGCAACCGAAACAGTTACACACATCTAA